The following are encoded together in the Planococcus antarcticus DSM 14505 genome:
- a CDS encoding ABC transporter ATP-binding protein — protein MHEEIFSLKGLSFRFPEDEEKTLRDLSFSVSRGEKLVISGPSGCGKSTLLYLLNRLYPDNCDGSIDGEILLFGKSASDYAPGEINHRVATVFQDPDSQFCMPTVEEELAFTLENLHTPFEEMDPRIEVVLELTSLTHLRKAVIQSLSGGIKQRIATACALIMNPEVLLLDEPLSHLDPYTAKQFVDWLEELQLKSRLTIVAVEHRLSSWGFFFEREIQLDGGGRLVDDNPFITREPVLFPQRQHAMQETTALRADELSVTTKERQLLSPLSFSVERGEIVVIAGPNGSGKSTLVKSLCGIYKKTTGMVESDGIGYVPQSPEYLFLTQKVDQEVAYSGASSGLELAGLMTSLRLEEIGEAHPFAISHGQKRRVAIAAMLADKRPVLLMDEPTSGQDTAALLELFELIDQRSRQGTTFLIVTHDMEFAASLADSVLLIKDGQLTGKFAAEDVWSSEELLASHNLLPPKGVARLAESFA, from the coding sequence ATGCATGAAGAGATTTTCTCTTTAAAAGGGCTGTCGTTCCGCTTTCCTGAAGATGAAGAAAAAACCTTAAGGGACCTTTCCTTTTCGGTTTCCCGAGGAGAAAAACTAGTCATCTCAGGACCAAGTGGCTGCGGCAAAAGCACGTTATTGTATTTACTAAATCGCTTGTATCCCGATAATTGCGACGGCTCTATCGATGGTGAGATTCTGTTATTTGGGAAATCTGCCAGTGATTACGCACCTGGTGAAATCAATCACCGCGTTGCGACGGTCTTTCAAGATCCCGATTCGCAGTTTTGCATGCCGACGGTTGAAGAAGAGTTGGCTTTTACGTTGGAAAATTTGCATACACCGTTTGAAGAAATGGACCCTCGTATTGAAGTGGTTTTGGAACTGACTAGCCTTACGCATCTACGAAAGGCCGTTATTCAGTCTTTGTCCGGAGGAATAAAACAACGCATCGCAACCGCTTGTGCGTTAATCATGAACCCGGAAGTATTATTGCTGGATGAACCACTCTCTCACCTAGATCCTTATACCGCAAAACAATTTGTCGACTGGCTGGAGGAACTCCAGTTAAAATCTCGTTTGACAATCGTCGCGGTTGAGCATCGACTAAGCAGTTGGGGATTTTTTTTCGAACGGGAAATTCAACTAGATGGCGGAGGTCGTTTAGTGGATGATAATCCATTTATAACGAGAGAGCCGGTTTTATTCCCACAACGACAACATGCCATGCAAGAAACCACGGCGTTACGTGCTGATGAGTTGTCAGTCACCACCAAAGAACGACAATTGCTTTCGCCTTTATCCTTTTCAGTTGAGCGTGGCGAAATAGTCGTTATTGCCGGACCTAACGGCAGCGGTAAATCAACACTCGTCAAGTCGCTATGTGGGATCTACAAAAAGACAACCGGTATGGTTGAGTCGGATGGCATTGGCTATGTTCCGCAATCTCCTGAGTATTTGTTTTTGACACAGAAAGTTGATCAAGAAGTGGCGTATTCAGGAGCTTCTAGTGGCTTAGAACTGGCTGGATTGATGACGAGTCTAAGGCTTGAGGAAATCGGGGAAGCTCATCCTTTCGCTATCAGCCACGGACAAAAACGACGTGTGGCGATTGCCGCTATGCTCGCTGACAAACGGCCGGTACTGTTAATGGACGAACCGACTTCTGGGCAGGATACTGCTGCGCTTTTAGAACTATTCGAGTTGATTGACCAACGCTCTCGACAAGGTACGACCTTTTTGATTGTTACGCATGATATGGAATTTGCTGCGAGCCTTGCCGATTCGGTGCTACTGATCAAAGATGGCCAGCTGACCGGCAAATTCGCTGCAGAAGACGTTTGGTCCAGCGAAGAACTGCTAGCGTCTCACAATTTGCTGCCGCCGAAAGGAGTGGCTCGCCTTGCGGAATCTTTTGCATGA
- a CDS encoding energy-coupling factor transporter transmembrane component T family protein, which produces MRNLLHDMNPSVKFILVTVSMFAIAFFFNPWTPLLFWISIILLQLLMSRINWKLWLLFMLPFSIGAFGYLWTTVVFGADTGGTVIWSFAGIDVTDEQWARALSLAFRVMAFSTLSLLFAFTTDPVKFILSLMQQLKLSPKLAYGVMVGYQFLPVMKDEFTQIQQAQRLRGAETEKHSWQRLLAMRRVLIPMLAGAVRKAERSAFAMEARGFTGEPRSAYYRPIRLGRIDVFMFGVFMSILLVSCLGGSWLS; this is translated from the coding sequence TTGCGGAATCTTTTGCATGACATGAATCCATCCGTCAAATTCATCTTGGTGACGGTGTCGATGTTTGCCATTGCGTTCTTTTTCAATCCATGGACGCCGCTGTTATTTTGGATAAGCATTATCCTGTTGCAGCTCCTGATGAGTCGAATTAATTGGAAGTTGTGGCTGTTGTTCATGTTACCCTTTTCAATCGGTGCTTTCGGCTATTTGTGGACCACCGTAGTATTCGGCGCAGATACTGGCGGAACCGTCATCTGGTCGTTTGCCGGAATCGATGTGACCGATGAACAATGGGCACGCGCTTTGTCACTGGCATTTCGTGTGATGGCATTTTCAACGCTGTCCCTGCTGTTCGCCTTTACCACCGATCCGGTGAAATTCATCCTGAGCCTCATGCAGCAGCTAAAGCTTTCTCCGAAACTTGCCTACGGTGTCATGGTTGGTTATCAGTTTTTGCCGGTCATGAAAGATGAATTTACACAAATCCAACAAGCGCAAAGACTGCGCGGTGCAGAAACTGAAAAACATAGCTGGCAGCGGCTCTTGGCTATGCGTCGTGTGTTAATCCCTATGCTTGCAGGAGCCGTTAGAAAGGCTGAACGATCGGCATTTGCTATGGAAGCACGTGGGTTTACGGGGGAACCGAGAAGCGCTTATTACCGGCCCATTCGATTGGGGCGCATAGATGTCTTCATGTTCGGTGTTTTTATGTCGATTTTACTTGTCAGTTGTCTTGGTGGCAGTTGGTTGAGTTAG
- a CDS encoding YkoF family thiamine/hydroxymethylpyrimidine-binding protein, giving the protein MEPLQCGTSPIVGFRFSLHPMTSDFIKVIKGALNDTDTSNVWMHTDDVSTVIRGKQIHVFNVAKALALHTAKTGEHVALSGTFSIGCPGDSTGDVFLEKDDVLLNTDSTKQYISSQFALYPMNNPDYMAVIYREVDRAKQLGLFNDSMHYASGIHGDIHEVFAFYEEAFTNACSDEHRHLVMTVSMSINSPSHGGA; this is encoded by the coding sequence ATGGAACCATTGCAATGCGGTACGAGTCCAATTGTCGGATTTCGCTTTTCACTGCATCCGATGACTAGTGATTTTATCAAAGTAATCAAAGGGGCGTTAAACGACACCGACACCTCGAACGTTTGGATGCATACGGACGATGTCTCGACAGTTATACGTGGTAAGCAAATTCATGTCTTCAATGTCGCTAAAGCATTAGCTTTACACACAGCGAAAACAGGCGAACATGTAGCCTTGTCTGGCACTTTTTCAATTGGCTGTCCTGGTGATTCAACGGGAGACGTCTTTTTAGAAAAGGACGACGTGCTATTGAACACAGATAGCACGAAGCAATACATCTCTTCTCAGTTTGCGCTATACCCGATGAACAATCCGGATTACATGGCAGTTATCTACCGTGAAGTCGACCGCGCTAAACAACTTGGCCTTTTCAATGACTCGATGCATTACGCTAGCGGCATTCACGGCGATATCCACGAGGTATTCGCTTTTTACGAAGAAGCATTTACTAACGCTTGCTCTGATGAACATCGCCATTTGGTGATGACGGTGTCCATGAGCATTAACAGCCCGTCTCACGGAGGTGCGTAA
- a CDS encoding ECF transporter S component, with protein MLKSWKLKEVVLMSLFAVVFGIVYLLFVHAANIWAAVIGPLAYEWMFGIWFIVSIICMYIIRKPGAAFLSETMAAAIEVLIGNAVGPRLILSGVIQGLGAEAAFALTGYKHFNILVLMLAGIGSAVFSFVYGYFISGYAALDPSFVALMFTIRVLSGAIIAGIGGKYIGDALLATGSLRGYAIARTKKGDANA; from the coding sequence TTGCTGAAATCGTGGAAATTAAAAGAAGTGGTCTTGATGTCGTTATTTGCGGTCGTTTTCGGCATTGTCTATTTATTGTTTGTCCATGCAGCGAATATTTGGGCAGCTGTAATTGGTCCACTCGCTTATGAATGGATGTTCGGCATTTGGTTTATTGTGTCGATCATCTGCATGTATATCATCCGGAAGCCGGGAGCTGCTTTTCTTTCTGAAACGATGGCTGCGGCAATCGAAGTCCTCATTGGCAATGCGGTCGGTCCCCGTCTTATTTTGTCTGGTGTCATTCAAGGGCTCGGCGCTGAAGCGGCATTTGCGTTAACCGGCTATAAGCATTTCAATATTTTGGTGCTTATGCTTGCAGGAATCGGATCAGCCGTTTTTAGCTTTGTTTACGGGTACTTCATTTCTGGTTATGCGGCACTGGATCCGTCGTTCGTCGCGTTAATGTTTACGATCCGTGTTCTTAGTGGTGCAATTATTGCGGGAATCGGCGGGAAGTATATCGGAGACGCCTTGCTTGCGACCGGATCACTCCGCGGTTACGCCATTGCGCGTACGAAAAAAGGTGATGCTAATGCATGA